A single region of the Salicibibacter cibi genome encodes:
- a CDS encoding BCCT family transporter, whose protein sequence is MKLGDLKKRVNMPVFLISGGLLVLFVVMSFFFFDGVANFVNTGFDLSIAYFGAFWQLLLLATFVVGVVLAISKYGKVRLGNEDKPRISFFKWAAILVSSGLGAGGIFWAAAEPIYYFTEVPPMHTGIADGAQEAVGVAMSQSFMSWGFTAWAVYGAVSGMVIMYAHYNKGLSLKPRTLLYPIFGEKIEHNKWGIAADVCCILGAVAGTIGTVGFFGFQLSYWLEHSFGIPDGLFTQMIVIGLLIAVVTISAVTGISKGIQFLSRMNIWLIFPVGVLILLLGPGAFVIDTFISSYGTYITEFLNIHTFRGDEEWLGLWMLFFFGWFIGYGPLMAMLVARVSRGRTIREVFFVVSIVAALVSNVWFTVLGGTGIFYELQNTGSVSGPLMEDGLPAAVVSLAEQLPLGALMAVLLAILTILFVITTADSMSYSISMSVTGEGDPPKPIRVFWAVMIGVISIILINIGEGSIDAIQSFIIITAVPISIIMLPILWGAPKIAKKMAVEQGIEEQKKKES, encoded by the coding sequence ATGAAGCTTGGGGATTTGAAAAAGAGAGTTAATATGCCCGTCTTTTTAATCAGTGGCGGGTTGTTGGTTTTATTTGTTGTTATGTCTTTTTTCTTTTTTGATGGTGTTGCTAATTTTGTTAATACGGGTTTTGATCTTTCAATCGCTTATTTTGGCGCTTTTTGGCAACTGTTATTATTAGCGACGTTCGTTGTCGGGGTTGTTTTAGCCATTTCGAAGTATGGCAAAGTTCGTTTGGGAAATGAAGATAAGCCGAGAATTAGCTTTTTTAAGTGGGCAGCTATCCTGGTTTCTTCGGGGTTGGGAGCCGGGGGGATTTTTTGGGCAGCTGCCGAGCCTATTTATTATTTTACGGAAGTTCCTCCTATGCACACCGGCATCGCTGACGGGGCACAAGAAGCAGTGGGGGTCGCCATGTCGCAAAGCTTTATGTCTTGGGGATTTACCGCTTGGGCGGTTTATGGCGCAGTTAGTGGCATGGTCATTATGTACGCCCATTATAATAAAGGGCTATCGCTAAAGCCGAGAACCTTATTATATCCGATCTTTGGTGAAAAAATTGAGCATAATAAATGGGGAATAGCGGCTGACGTATGCTGTATTTTAGGGGCGGTTGCAGGCACAATTGGAACCGTTGGTTTTTTTGGATTTCAATTAAGTTATTGGTTGGAGCATTCGTTTGGCATCCCTGATGGTTTATTTACACAAATGATTGTTATTGGACTGCTGATTGCTGTTGTTACAATTTCTGCAGTCACAGGCATTTCAAAAGGCATTCAGTTTTTGAGCAGGATGAATATTTGGCTGATATTTCCTGTCGGTGTCCTAATCCTTCTGTTGGGTCCGGGAGCTTTTGTCATCGATACATTTATATCATCCTACGGAACCTATATAACCGAATTTCTGAACATCCATACGTTTCGAGGCGACGAAGAGTGGTTAGGTTTATGGATGCTGTTTTTCTTTGGATGGTTCATCGGTTATGGTCCTCTGATGGCGATGCTCGTTGCCAGAGTGTCTCGGGGAAGAACCATTAGAGAAGTATTTTTTGTCGTGTCAATTGTAGCCGCGCTTGTGTCCAATGTTTGGTTTACTGTCCTGGGAGGAACCGGTATTTTTTATGAGTTACAGAATACAGGTTCTGTCAGTGGTCCTCTGATGGAAGATGGTTTACCCGCGGCTGTCGTTAGCCTTGCAGAACAATTACCATTAGGGGCTTTAATGGCTGTACTTTTAGCTATCTTAACCATTTTGTTTGTGATCACCACAGCAGATTCTATGTCGTATTCTATTTCCATGTCTGTGACCGGTGAAGGGGATCCGCCGAAACCGATCCGGGTATTCTGGGCAGTGATGATCGGTGTTATTTCGATCATTTTGATTAATATCGGAGAAGGAAGTATCGATGCGATCCAATCGTTTATCATTATTACCGCTGTGCCAATTTCCATCATTATGCTGCCTATCTTATGGGGCGCCCCTAAAATAGCGAAGAAAATGGCGGTTGAACAAGGGATTGAAGAACAAAAGAAAAAAGAATCTTAA